Proteins from a single region of Budorcas taxicolor isolate Tak-1 chromosome 7, Takin1.1, whole genome shotgun sequence:
- the N4BP3 gene encoding NEDD4-binding protein 3, with product MATAPGPAGIAMGSVSSLLERQDFSPEELRAALAGSRGSRQPDGLLRKGLGQRELLSYLHLPKKDGKTTKRAPRNEPADYATLYYREHPRAGDFSKTSLPERGRFDKCRIRPSVFKPASGTGKGFLSMQSLAAHKGQKLWRSNGSLHTLACHPPLSPGPRASQAQARAQLLHALSLDEGGPEPEPSLSDSSSGGSFGRSPSTGPDPFSSSLGHINHLGGSLDRASRGSKEVGPLALLNCLPEPPPPYEFSCPVTEDMGAVVPDTCEELKRGLGEEDGASPFTQVLEERQRLWLAELKRLYLERLHEVTQKAERSERNLQLQLFMAQQEQRRLRKELRAQQGLGPEPRPPSSLPEADPSARAEEEARWEVCQKTAEISLLKQQLREAQAELAQKLAEIFSLKTQLRGSRAQAQAQDAELARLREAVRSLQEQAPREEAPGSCETDDCKSRGLLGEVGGGEARDGAEQLRAQLLQERLRGQEQALRFEQERRTWQEEKERVLRYQREIQGGYMDMYRRNQVLEQELRALREPPAPWSPRLESSKI from the exons ATGGCCACAGCCCCAGGCCCTGCCGGCATTGCCATGGGCAGCGTGAGCAGCCTGTTGGAACGGCAAGACTTTTCCCCTGAAGAGCTACGGGCGGCACTCGCAGGGTCTCGGGGCTCCCGCCAGCCTGATGGGCTCCTCCGGAAAGGCTTGGGCCAGCGCGAGCTCCTCAGCTACCTGCACCTTCCCAAGAAGGATGGCAAGACCACCAAGCGGGCCCCTCGGAATGAGCCTGCCGACTATGCCACCCTCTACTACCGGGAACACCCTCGGGCTGGTGACTTCAGCAAGACCTCGCTGCCTGAACGGGGGCGTTTTGACAAG TGTCGCATTCGCCCATCAGTATTCAAGCCGGCCTCGGGCACCGGGAAAGGCTTCCTGTCCATGCAGAGCCTGGCGGCCCACAAGGGCCAGAAGCTGTGGCGCAGCAATGGCAGCCTGCACACGCTGGCCTGCCACCCACCCCTGAGCCCTGGGCCCCGGGCCAGCCAGGCCCAGGCCCGTGCCCAGCTGCTGCACGCCCTCAGCCTGGATGAGGGCGGCCCCGAGCCCGAGCCCAGTCTGTCTGATTCCTCCAGCGGGGGCAGCTTTGGCCGCAGTCCCAGCACTGGCCCCGACCCCTTCAGCTCCTCCCTGGGCCACATTAACCATCTTGGGGGCTCCCTGGACCGGGCCTCACGGGGTTCCAAGGAGGTTGGGCCACTGGCTCTGCTGAACTGCCTGCCCGAACCACCGCCCCCCTACGAATTCTCCTGCCCCGTCACCGAGGACATGGGGGCTGTGGTGCCGGACACCTGTGAAGAGCTCAAAAGGGGCCTGGGTGAGGAGGATGGTGCCAGCCCCTTCACACAG GTGTTGGAAGAGCGCCAGCGGCTATGGCTGGCTGAGCTGAAGCGCCTCTACCTGGAGCGACTGCACGAGGTGACCCAGAAGGCCGAGCGTAGTGAGCGCAACCTCCAGCTGCAGCTGTTCATGGCCCAGCAGGAGCAGCGGCGCCTACGCAAGGAGCTGCGAGCACAGCAGGGCCTGGGCCCAGAACCCCGGCCACCAAGCAGCCTCCCAGAGGCCGATCCTAGTGCGCGAGCAGAGGAGGAAGCCCGCTGGGAG GTGTGCCAGAAAACAGCGGAGATCAGCCTCCTGAAGCAGCAGCTGCGGGAAGCCCAGGCGGAACTGGCTCAGAAGCTAGCTGAGATCTTCAGCCTGAAGACACAACTTCGGGGCAGCcgggcccaggcccaggcccaggatGCAGAACTGGCCCGGCTGCGAGAGGCCGTGCGGAGCCTGCAGGAGCAGGCCCCTCGGGAGGAGGCCCCAGGCAGCTGTGAGACCGATGACTGCAAGAGCAGGGGGctgctgggggaggtgggaggcggtgAGGCCAGAGATGGGGCTGAGCAGCTGCGGGCCCAGCTCCTGCAGGAGCGGCTCCGAGGCCAGGAGCAGGCGCTGCGCTTTGAGCAGGAGCGGCGGAcgtggcaggaggaaaaggagcgGGTGCTGCGCTACCAGCGGGAGATCCAGGGTGGCTACATGGACATGTATCGCCGCAACCAGGTGCTGGAACAGGAGCTGCGGGCGCTGCGGGAGCCCCCTGCGCCCTGGAGCCCTCGGCTTGAGTCCTCCAAGATCTGA